A window of Pan paniscus chromosome 10, NHGRI_mPanPan1-v2.0_pri, whole genome shotgun sequence contains these coding sequences:
- the IL31 gene encoding interleukin-31, producing MASHSGPSTSVLFLFCCLGGWLASHTLPVRLLRPSDDVQKIVEELQSLSKMLLKDVEEDKGVLVSQNYTLPCLSPDAQPPNNIHSPAIRAYLKTIRQLDNKSVIDEIIEHLDKLIFRDAPETNISVPTDTHECKRFILTISQQFSECMDLALKSLTSGAQQATT from the exons ATGGCCTCTCACTCAG GCCCCTCGACATCTGTGCTCTTTCTGTtctgctgcctgggaggctggctGGCCTCCCACACGTTGCCCGTCCGTTTACTACGACCAAGTGATGATGTACAGAAAATAGTCGAGGAATTACAGTCCCTCTCGAAGATGCTTTTGAAAGAT GTGGAGGAAGATAAGGGGGTGCTCGTGTCCCAGAATTACACGCTGCCGTGTCTCAGCCCTGACGCCCAGCCGCCAAACAACATCCACAGCCCAGCCATCCGGGCATATCTCAAGACAATCAGACAGTTAGACAACAAATCTGTTATTGATGAGATCATAGAGCATCTCGACAAACTCATATTTCGAGATGCACCAGAAACAAACATTTCTGTGCCAACAGACACCCATGAATGTAAACGCTTCATCCTGACTATTTCTCAACAGTTTTCAGAGTGCATGGACCTCGCACTAAAATCATTGACCTCTGGAGCCCAACAGGCCACCACTTAA